cgtatTATAcgcgttgttttttttccttatatatttcttgaatCTCGAAATATTcatcaattaatttaatcaatcaAGTAATTTATTCTGATACGATTAGTTCAACTTCGTAATATGATCTCTCATGTGTCTAATAAATGTCTAtaaacatcgataatatcgcCAGTTATAGATTAAGAGAGAAATTAGAAGTAAACTAGAAGATAAATTACATAGCAACCAATAATTTGAGGATTAGTTAGAGCAGGATACTTTCATCAACACACACCGTATCACACTATAATACACaacattattgtttctttataaTCAACACTATACCATTACGGCACGAGAGTACGCTAATATACGAAATGCAGTATTTTATGCATGTTTCTGgcatcaatataaatatttttaatttttatcgccCAAGAATTTGCCAACGGTACTTCATCGCCGTGTGTACaaagtttttataaatacacacgcgcttttcatatctttatttctatatatactttcataacttatttgttataatcaatacttaaatttattttttttatatgatcgaATAATATGtaactactaataataatacagctTATCGAAATTtgtcatattaattttaataaattaactaattctcattataaagtatataacgaaataatataaatcgataCATACCCAACGTGAACTGGATGCCTATTGATATCTATATTGTCCGGCTTGAGAATTGCGGCATTTGAACGTTGACAATTTTCCTTGGTGatcatttctgttattgtaGGAGCTAGAAAGATGTAAACAAGAGGAAATAGAAATGCTGtttgcgataataattgtaataatatttctcgtTGTTGAACgactttaaaagaaaattatcttttagCATACCTCCAGCATGTCGATTATCTCTCTCATCATCCGTCACATTGACACGCATGGAATCGTCTCCCATAGATTTCATATCATCAACAGTCATGTAACGGTATTGATGTTGGTCGCTGAGCATTGGATCTTCACCTATAGAAACGAACAATAACATCTTTATTATGGATTACGCTATACTTGTCAAAATGTTCTGCGttagaatgaataaaaaatgatagattataaatatcgtATGAGTAATACGATGTCACGATAACATAATAAAGTCGTATGCactaatataaaatgtatggaCATGATTATGCCtgcaaaggaaataaataatatcattgccAATAAAATCATTAGGAATAAGCCAGAAAAAGCGAGATCAGAATTGTAGCGTTCGAAGGACTTTCCAAGTGACtaatttttctctatcatattttttttaacaaagaaaagaacacgtcgagttctccttcttcttctttttcttccttatctcCGTTTGTTTAATCTTGTAACTGTTTACTCTAAGTATATTGATCAAATCTCTGTCGcttaagatagaaaataatgaagtaCATCATACTTCTGTAATTCGCCGAAATTATCTATCGTCGAATCGTTAAATAAAAGACAGTCAGTATGACTGGTAACTCATTTTTCACACGAATGATGTAAAATCTTCTCGCATTTGCAATTgcatattatcaaatattcttGAAAGAATATAGGCCACAATTATTCAATAGATGGACAACCCACAAATTCACCGCCTACATCTAATATTATCGGCATAAAAGCAAATTATTCTTCGCACTTGTGTATGTTAAAGCATGTAAGATGTAgtaatatctaaaaataaagacaaaCAACATTATGCTGAGTTAATCGAGCATATGAAAAGACCTTGAACCGTCGATGCTACGCAATGATTGCTGTCAAataatctcatttttcttcgtctttttttccctGTCCTTTTTTCGTACAATCGCTACGTAATTTTGAAACGATATATACTTAATGAATAGAACGATATTAGTTCGAGTTTTCTTTGGAAAAGCTTTCGGGTAACTGTTGCGGAACTAGCTCGAAATCTGAAGTCGTCCACACATTTAGATATGTTTAACTTTATGAACGATATGAACGTAACCGTAACATAGAAACGCTAATTTTACCATCGTTCAAGGACACGTGCTATTGAAACGGTCCTGTTCTAAGACGATTCTATCTACAAAACAGCCAATCTTATAGCCAGTGACCTATATCTTCTGGAGAGTTCGCGCGCTAATCATCTCTAGGAAGATCAGCTATGTAATCGTATCAAATCTCGTTGAATAAGGATGATCTAAAGTGTCATAGACGAAAATTGTCTAATAATAATCTACGAAAagagtatattatttatagattatgttagattatattatattatattatattatattatattatattatattattatattagattatattattatagcttttaATAATACGTTTAGCATCatcaaattttgttattgatttggaaaaaaagttaaaagtcACGGTTGGATGAATTTCACATTCGTATTCTTAGTCATTGTCGtatgtaatatttcttatgTCATTTTGATACAACCGTCTGTTTCATCGTTATGTCGTATTCACGTAACATACTGCATATTTCTCTTCCTATAAActtaattagatataataactTCTTGTCACTTTTCTGAATGCATATACGCGATATTCATATACTTGTATTATTACCAATGTGACtatattatatcttctttACTTATTCTACTTATTCATTTTGtggtaaacaaaaaatatatacaagtaaatatacgtatacatttcTATTCGTCATGGATGTCGATAAAAACCATTTctatcgtcattaatgttcGTAAAACCACTAGAGGATTTAGTCGATATAGCAAAATAGCAACTATTTGATACTATAACGTAATTCGTTGTACGAGGTGGTCATGGCTTAATATAAAACGAATTGTTTGTGCCTGAAAGATTGGTGCTATAATTTGTCCTTGTCTTGCGCTTACGTTTATATTTGCAATGCAGAACGCATGTCTGCGCCATTGTTACAGTATACttcctttgtatatatatatatatatatacacccagaagaaatatttaaattttattaatgagcGCAAGCCTTTAAAACAAAGTCACATTGGTTCCATATccatttatattatgtaatatacagAAAACGATTTTCGATATGCATTTAACCAACTATTCATAatctaagaaaaaagaaacaagtgtAAGAAACGCATACTTCCTTTCGATCGTTGAATGAACGTCAAATACGAATGGCGCGAAAGTTTTGAAATTTTGAAGAACATATACGTGTTAATTCATCGTGAATGATTAAGAAAAGCATAATGATAAACGTGCGTATGATGACCGTGCATAAAATAATGTGCATGGAACGAAATAACACCCAGGATAattgtatatttacatattatgtCGCTGTTCCTGCTGCGTGCACACCCGCAACATGTCATCCCTTttgattcttttctctttgcctTTCCCTTTGCCAtttcgaacgaaagaacgacgTTGACGTTtaagaaaacgaaattaagaaaataaaaaagaaaacagtagCAAAACTAGAAATAACGAGGAGCGTCGCTTATATTGTCTTGTGCTTTGGTAATAAGTGAACTGGTGCACTGTTACGAGGTAACATACAGTGCACAATAAGTACTCTGTACAGTCAACGCCATATATGATGGTATAGAGACAATTTAGAGGCGGTACGAGTTACGTGTGCCTCATAATTATTACATCACTGATTATTCGCAATTGTGCGTAGTATCCCTTTGATCCGTAGATAGAATGATCATCGTCgatttttttacgatcgtttGAGCATCctagttattttattttttttatcaccgaatattttgataaaacaaTCTTTGCAAGAAAGACAATATCGTTGaaacgaattaaattattcgtaTGATCACCTTGTCGTCTAGGATTTTAAAGGAATCTTGATCTCCTTagaacgatattttcgaagtgaatttctgtttatttctttatctcttgaCAAATCAGATATGCCTCGTCCAACAGAATAAAATGTTGGAACTGTAAAATTGATGAAATCTTTTCACCGTAGAAAATACATTTGGAACGCTTTCTCTTTGACACACTTCCGATACAACGTTTGCATCCGCGGGGGTCAGGAACAGCGACTGTTTTGAGATTAATACAAGTTCGACGTAAGACTACCGCTAGAAACGTGACCTCATTCCATGaatcatcaattttataatagtcACTGCCTTCGAGTTTTCCCGCCAATTTATTTACACGCCTCGAGGTATCGCCGTTGCCCGTTCACCGCTCATCGTTGAAACAACAATCGTAATTTCTACTCTTTAACTCACATTTTCTCGAGATCTATTACTTACATCTATAGCGGCAAGATAAGGAAGATTTCGTGAAAAATGCGCACTGTTCCTAACAAAAATCATACatgcgtacgtacgtatgtatgataGGTACATTAAAAGACGTCCATTTGTTTCGTGTTTATTGATTGAATAATTTAAGATCGAtcaattcgaaataaatatctaatgaGGTATggatataattacaattattacaagaTATATTGGCGCCTGACAAGAGTCCCTATCCGAAAAATCCCGATCGAACGCAAGTCTTACTTCGCAAACGTCAGTGACGGATATAAActggaaatataaattacgaaAGATAATCGCTTGATgggttgaaataaaaaaaaaaaaaaaaaaagaaagaaaagaaagaaaaaaatcaaccgGCGCCGTATTGATGTTACATAAATTCGAATGATATTTCCGTCTTGGATCGCGTTTGGCAATCGGCCAAAAGACGACGAGGGTTAAACTGACTACTGCACCGATGAGTAGCAAACTCTCAACGAAACGCATGTCGTGTCTGCTGCACATTGCATAACAGGTAGCCGAAGTAGAATTCATATCATAGACCATAGCGTATGAgtacgacgatgatgacaatGAAATGTCAAAACCGAGTAACGAGCAAGCTAATCTACGTCTATTCCTACCAACTGCTATAATGATCGCACTActcgttattatgttaattgcaTTAACGACGGGAGCGCGGCCTATTTCGTTAATCGTACAATATGTAAAATTCTAACATGAGGATGTATGGTTTTTTGCCATATGTACTTTAACGAACATCTCCATTCGTTGATTTCGATTCAAATGCATACCcgtgtaaaatattttcttatttttttcttttcttttctttttattttcctgttTCTTCATTCCAACACGTACTCCGATCATTTAAATACTTTGTTGAATATAATCAAACGACTTCTAACGTGTTATCACgcatcgtttatattttatttacatagatatatacaattCGAGTGAATCCAAATACGAATGAGCTCTATCTTATTGAAAAACTATTCGCATTCATTCGTAATGTcaatagagtaatattaaagTAGATTAATGAGTGCATCAAATAACCAAATCATACTACTGCACATTACTATTAACGAGACTCAACAACTTTCGCCATAGGTAAAACAACTATTAGAGAATCAACAACTTCTGACATAACTAAAACAACTAAAAAACTAAAATCGGTTACGTctacttatcattattagaatcaaataatacaaatggtaagaatttttttttttcacaaaaaggttccagaaaaataaatccaatACCAAGGTTAGCAGAGAATAGGTAAATAATGCATAAGATGGAATGGTCGTTTCGAGTTATAAGGGATCAAATAAGTACATGGAAAGGGAATGCTGAAACGATGTACCAGACGATTTATGAGCTAAGAATTTCAGAGATGgatgaaaatattacgaaatgACCCACGGCACGCAGTTTTGAGAGTGTTGTGTGTACGGTTtgtgtagaaagagagagagcgagagagagaggggggagagagaaagagaaagagagagagagagagagagagagaggagggaggaaggaaggaaggagagagagagagagagagagagaggagggaggaaggaaggaaggagagagagagagagaaaatgagaaagagagagagagaaagagagagagagaggagggaggaaggaaggaaggagagagagagagagaaaatgagaaagagagagagagaaagagagagagagagagagagagagagagagagagtatgtggCACAGAAAACAGAGAACTTACGGGTATAGGTCATTTGGCCCTGGTAGTAAGAAGGAAGATACACGTGTTGCGCGTGTGGAGGCTGCCCGTACACATTCATAGCTGCTATGCCGATTTCATCACCACCTACATTATACGCCGGCGAGTAAGGtcattttttaacaaaacCCTAATTTTGCACCATCAAACATTGTTTCTATATCTCGTTATCACTGGGTTGTTAGTCTTCgtatagttaatattaaacCAAAATATATAGCTTCGCTGAAACTGCTATAAAAAACttcatttgtaatatatattagcaagtaactaatattattttcatataatatatgatatttatctataaaataatattgattaatatctaagtataaattatttaattaatacttaAAAAACGTTAAAAgtaatcattgaaaaaatcttcttctataatattttaagaatatacatgtatatgtataattatttacttttttcaaatcctatattttattcatactaTATACTTTTTACTGTAAGGCAAGACCACATATTTACAACTATTTCTGTTGCTATAACGAAGCTTAAAAGTTTtacataatagtaataaagtaaagataatgCCTATacgttattttaaatatttatagctTAGATATTTGCAGAATTCAATGCGAAATAGATGTATTTAcacaaatggaaaaaatataatttgaatacACATTATCTGGAAGACTTATTTAACAACCCAGCGAGTATATGCTAGATACATGCTCTTGCGAaataaatgcaaaagaaaCGCAATAAAAACaagcaaagaaaaatagtTAGCTTTTTGATAATAACTCTACAGTTTCAACAAAGAAACcgatgaaataataacgtaacatatttgtaaatgtatttatatatatatatatatatatatatatatatatatatatatatatatatttatttatttatatataaatatatttatataaaaatatatatatataaataactatatatatatacataaataaataaataaatatgtatatatgtatgtatgtatgtatgtatattatattgtataaagtTGAGTAATTTGAACCTATCCCTGCTACCTCATGTTGCCTGTTCCATCGTAACTAAACGGGTTGGGAAAAGGATACGAGTATCTATGAGGATATTcacataaagataatagtttCATAAGCTAAGAAGACATGTATTACCCATGCTTCATAATTTAAACTACACTATTTGTCCTCATGCCATGCAAGaatgtgtatataattttagaaaGCTTACTTGATAATTCATTTAGTATTTTCATGCAATAGTTTGGAAGAAACATTTGTTAATTCCAATAATGTACATATTATGTTTAAcaaatcaaaatattcattaatcttGGAAATGCATGGATAACGTTTAATGtacacatttataaaaaagagattcaataaaataatatgttattatcaatatagaattttctttataagaaTTATGCAACATGCATCAAAATTTAAATCCAAATAAGATTTATACAGTAATGGACATCttctattattacaaaaagtCCTTTCTCTAAATATTCCTATTTCTTTGATTATCCaacatatattttgtaaaatgcTATCAATAGCAAACTATAttcaacatatatatttaaaaactgTACGAGGTCATATTCTCAATGCCTTCATtatcaaattgaaaaagatattagtctttcttaattcaattttcaaataagataatatattttaatatgcatatattgcAATAAGTGCCTATTAAGCAAGAACAGATTGTCAAAAAAATGAACTATATACTCACCACCTTCATCTTCACTGTCGCTCATGAATGTTTCTTGCATAGATTCAGGTGCTTGTactctatatttctcttcaATAGTGATAGTATGTGTCGTGGTAATAATAGTTTCTGTTACAACCTTTAGAGTTTCGATAACACTGATATAGCCAAGTTTTTGTGCAATATCCAAAGCAGTTTGTCCATTCTGTAAAACGTAAAACAGctgtattttaataatttgcaCAAAAGCATTGCCTTGCATATCGAAAATTGTACTTTTAGTTACTTACATTGGTTACAGCATTTGGCTTAGCTTTACTTTCTAACAGTAAATTAATAACCAGCGTGTGGCCCTGCTGTGCAGCTTGATGTAACGGCGTATAACCAGCATTGGTATTGTTATCAACAGTTGCACCAGAGCGCAAAAGGAATCGTACCATTGCTGCCTGACCAAAATGAGCTGCAACGTGCAATGGTGTGTAACCAGCCTGAAACAAATACAccgtttgatataaaaataacatttgcaagataaaatttgtttttgaaaaataaaaaataaaaaaataacagtatttattatctctataaagACAATAGAATCAAGTGGACAAGTCGAATACTGAGAGAAAACAATACAAAAACACAACCCAGAGCTATTTAAAAGTACTTGTTATGTctgtaatgataattaaattatatttacaatgttAATAGTATAACCgtgagtatatttttttttacagtcaGTTATAGTATTTATCTATAGTGCCATTGATCTTTCACTAATTGTATTGTTCTTTTCACAGCACAAATGTTGATAAACATAACTACATTACCTTTGTTTTAACATCAATCTGTGCACCATTCTTTACGAGAATAGAAGCAACATTGACTTTATCCTCTTGTGCGCATAAGTGTAACGGCGTAAGACCATTctgtaaagataaataaataatagaataaataaataatagaataacaaATTTCTCAATGATGTGGTTATACCTTCGCTTTATGATTTGTGTCTGCCTTGTGTTCAATAAGCAAAGTTGACATATCAGTATGTCCTTCTTGTGCACTTAAATGTAGTGGTGTAAATCCTGCTTTTGATTCTGCATTCGCTTTTGCGCCATATTCCAATAATGTGGTTGCAATGTCCATCTGTAtacaataattgaaatatttctatcaattctgtcaattatttaaacgtcGTATAGAGAGTTTTCATCCCGTTTACTTGCCTGATTTTTTCGTGCTGCAATATGTAAAGGCGTGTGGCCATTTTTAGCCATAGCATGTGGCGAAGCACCCTTATCTAATAGAAGTAATGCTACATTCTGATGGTCATAATGCGATGCTACATGAAGAGGAGTTACTCCGTTctatattcaataaatatgATCGATCAAAGTATTTTAATTCACTAAGTATAAATTGtcatttaatatgtatatatatataaacatgctTACCTTTCCTTGAGCATCAACTGGTGCATTTTTCTGTAGTAACAACCTCGCTACATTCATATTGCCATATTTAGCTGCCAAATGCAAAGGTGTAAAACCCTTTTTAGTCGTAGCAGTAAGTGATGCCccattttctaataaaactgAAGCAACCTGATGAACgcataagaaataatttgtaatacgtTATATTTGACATCGGTATTCTAATCCTATATTATAGGATTAATAATTACTCATAAATAGTTtacatacaaaataaaaaatctttaccTCTTCTTGACCTTCTTTAGCCGCGATATGAAGTGGAGTATATAAATCTTTCGTTGTGGCATCAACTCCAGCACCGTGTTGTAATAGCAACATTACAATGTCAACATTGCCTAAGCGGGAAGCAACGTGAAGCGGCGTTTGCTCCtcctaaaaaaagaattatataatcaACATCAagattattcgaaataatgaTGAAATTTACATGATATACTTACTCTTGCTCTAGCATCAACTTGAGCACCGTTCCTAAGAAGTATTCTGATAATATCAGTCTGGTTTGCTCTAGCAGCTAAATGTAACGGCGTCTCGCCTCTTACTGTCGGTATGTCTGGACTAGCTTCGTGTTGCAGCAAGTAAATGACGATGTTCATACATCCCATAAAACTTGCTACATGCAGCGGAGTTAATCCGGActatataaaacaaacaaaaataaattgaatttttaataaaataatttttaatatttatcaaaaaatacaaaaaatacataattacCTCCGTAGTAGCTTCGATACTAGCTTTGTGTTTTAAGAGAAGTTCAACTACTTTAATTCTGTTCTTCTTACACGCAATGTGTAGAGGTGTGAAACCATTGAGTGCGCGTGCATTAGGATCTGCATTTCTATCGAGTAAAAGTTTGGCCACCCTTACGTGACCACAATGAGCTGCCACATGCAATGCTGTCAAATAGTCCACTGTTACTTCATCCACAGGTGCACGATGATAAAGTAGAACTCTTGCGGCATCTACATGATCCCCTTGAGCAGCCATGTGTAATGGTGCAAGACCATTCTACATttcattcaataaaaaatacattatttaaaatgtaatcaaataattttttctttctatataatcTATTACCTTTGTTTTAGAGCCAATAGGTGCTCCTCTTTCAATAAGTATATCAACAACCTCATGATGACCTGATCTTGCTGCACAATGAAGAGGAGTAAGGCCATCTCTCGTTTTTGCTTCGATATTTGCTCCTTTACTCATAAGAAGATTtaccattttaatttttccccATTTTGCAGCTACATGAATCGGCGTAATATTGTGCTATACGAAcgggcaaaaaagaaaaaaatataaatataactttccaaattttctctaatatatatatacatacacatatacatacatacatacatacatatattatatatgttttgaTACTTACTTTAGCAGCAAAATTTACATCCGCACCTCTATCATAAAGTAAGGAAGCAATTCGATCGTTGCCATAATGTGCGGCTATGTGAAGTGGTGTGAAACCGCTTTTC
The genomic region above belongs to Vespa crabro chromosome 2, iyVesCrab1.2, whole genome shotgun sequence and contains:
- the LOC124421930 gene encoding ankyrin-3-like isoform X17; this encodes MTGEEGKGGGGAVGNTNVNATDNVNNVNANINANVNVNINANTNVVHQNGGTEKAPVVGGTNVETLPRAGKQSDPSTSFLRAARAGQLEKVLEYLESGVDINASNANGLNALHLAAKDGHLEIVRELLSRGAVVDAATKKGNTALHIASLAGQEEVVQLLVQQGASVNAQSQNGFTPLYMAAQENHDSVVKYLLSKGANQTLTTEDGFTPLAVAMQQGHDKVVAVLLENDTRGKVRLPALHIAAKKDDCNAAALLLQNDHNPDVTSKSGFTPLHIAAHYGNDRIASLLYDRGADVNFAAKHNITPIHVAAKWGKIKMVNLLMSKGANIEAKTRDGLTPLHCAARSGHHEVVDILIERGAPIGSKTKNGLAPLHMAAQGDHVDAARVLLYHRAPVDEVTVDYLTALHVAAHCGHVRVAKLLLDRNADPNARALNGFTPLHIACKKNRIKVVELLLKHKASIEATTESGLTPLHVASFMGCMNIVIYLLQHEASPDIPTVRGETPLHLAARANQTDIIRILLRNGAQVDARAREEQTPLHVASRLGNVDIVMLLLQHGAGVDATTKDLYTPLHIAAKEGQEEVASVLLENGASLTATTKKGFTPLHLAAKYGNMNVARLLLQKNAPVDAQGKNGVTPLHVASHYDHQNVALLLLDKGASPHAMAKNGHTPLHIAARKNQMDIATTLLEYGAKANAESKAGFTPLHLSAQEGHTDMSTLLIEHKADTNHKAKNGLTPLHLCAQEDKVNVASILVKNGAQIDVKTKAGYTPLHVAAHFGQAAMVRFLLRSGATVDNNTNAGYTPLHQAAQQGHTLVINLLLESKAKPNAVTNNGQTALDIAQKLGYISVIETLKVVTETIITTTHTITIEEKYRVQAPESMQETFMSDSEDEGGGDEIGIAAMNVYGQPPHAQHVYLPSYYQGQMTYTREDPMLSDQHQYRYMTVDDMKSMGDDSMRVNVTDDERDNRHAGAPTITEMITKENCQRSNAAILKPDNIDINRHPVHVGIPQWRNFLVSFLVDARGGAMRGCRHSGVRVIVPPRKAAMPMRVTCRYLRRDKLTNPPPLMEGEALASRILELGPVGAKFLGPVIIEVPHFASLRGKEREIVILRSDNGETWREHTLEASEEAVQDVLNESFEGEELSQLEDLQTSRIVRILTADFPHYFAVVSRIRQEVHAVGPEGGTVSSSAVPQVQAVFPPAALTKKIRVGLQAHPIPAELVAKLLGNRVAVSPIVTVEPRRRKFHKPITLTIPVPQAANKGMINQYSGDAPTLRLLCSITGISILKGRGRSRLSMAVSRRPSDRDLKGRW